From a single Cydia amplana chromosome 10, ilCydAmpl1.1, whole genome shotgun sequence genomic region:
- the LOC134651345 gene encoding organic cation transporter protein-like produces the protein MLPRDASGPRSASAQPRSSNASSGADPPGESALERALDSLGAFGLYQRYAVTLWSLSGVLAAMYSLNYVFVADTVPFRCLVPECESDGLSELAPGLLPLDSCVRYRPLNESLLSCLREDYHDTDTVACSDFVYDNQDTTFAEFELACREWMRTLVGSVRNSALPVALLLTGYLSDAYGRRTAFCLFGACAGVLGLVKAFSYNYAMYVVMEWLEAALGYGFNSAAYVMVVELARPSLRTAFAAATGVAYGVGGVLLALASRRVAYWRHLLFAIHAPALLLPLYWLLGDESARWLHARGHRDRAEAVIRKAARWNKVTLDESLMSEVAKENITEEKKPEGNPWLALLRSRVLLARFGACCWCWIATAFVYYGLTINSVNLAGDKHVNFALNMAMEIVASLFLVMVLERFGRKWSIFVAFLVCGVVCVTPFFVSHAGTGLGLFMVGKLTITFAFNALYVFTAELFPTATRSSALAACSLVGRLGSVLAPQTPLLSKYIQALLYGVCSLLAALAMLATPETRRSRLPAAVAAAERLRAPPPPGPPPPPPPRPRVLTADT, from the exons ATGTTGCCGCGCGACGCAAGCGGACCACGTTCGGCGTCCGCGCAGCCACG GTCGAGTAATGCGAGCTCTGGCGCGGACCCGCCGGGCGAGTCGGCGCTGGAACGCGCGCTGGACTCGCTGGGCGCGTTCGGGCTCTACCAGCGCTACGCTGTCACGCTGTGGTCGCTGTCCGGCGTGCTGGCAGCTATGTACTCGCTCAACTACGTGTTCGTGGCGGACACCGTGCCCTTCCG CTGCCTGGTCCCAGAATGCGAGAGCGACGGTCTGTCAGAGCTAGCCCCGGGTTTGCTCCCGCTAGACTCCTGCGTCCGCTACCGCCCCCTGAACGAGTCACTTTTATCCTGTCTACGAGAGGACTATCATGACACTGACACCGTCGCCTGTTCAGATTTCGTCTATGACAATCAGGACACGACCTTTGCTGAG TTCGAGCTGGCGTGCCGCGAGTGGATGCGCACGCTGGTGGGCTCGGTGCGCAACTCCGCGCTGCCCGTCGCGCTGCTGCTCACCGGCTACCTGTCCGACGC ATACGGGCGTCGCACTGCGTTCTGCCTGTTTGGCGCGTGCGCCGGCGTGCTGGGGCTGGTGAAGGCCTTCTCCTACAACTACGCCATGTACGTCGTCATGGAGTGGCTCGAGGCGGCCCTAGGCTACGGGTTCAACTCTGCCGCCTACGTCATGG TGGTGGAGTTGGCCCGTCCGTCGCTCCGCACGGCGTTCGCGGCGGCGACGGGCGTGGCGTACGGCGTGGGCGGCGTGCTGCTGGCGCTGGCGTCGCGACGCGTGGCGTACTGGCGGCACCTGCTGTTCGCCATCCACGCCCCGGCGCTGTTGCTGCCGCTCTACTGGCTGCTGGGGGACGAGAGCGCGAGGTGGCTGCATGCAAGGGGGCACCGGGATAGAGCGGAGGCGGTGATACGGAAGGCAGCTAGGTGGAACAAG GTGACTCTAGATGAGAGCCTTATGAGCGAGGTGGCCAAGGAGAACATCACAGAAGAGAAGAAGCCAGAAGGAAATCCGTGGCTGGCGCTGCTGCGGTCCCGCGTTCTGCTCGCCCGCTTCGGTGCCTGTTGCTGGTGCTGGATCGCTACTGCCTTCGTGTACTACGGTCTTACCATCAACTCCGTGAACCTAGCGGGGGATAAG CACGTGAACTTCGCGCTGAACATGGCGATGGAGATCGTGGCGTCGCTGTTCCTGGTGATGGTGCTGGAGCGCTTCGGCCGCAAGTGGAGCATCTTCGTGGCTTTCCTCGTGTGCGGGGTCGTCTGCGTCACGCCTTTTTTCGTCT CTCACGCGGGCACCGGCTTGGGGCTGTTCATGGTGGGCAAGCTGACGATCACGTTCGCGTTCAACGCGCTGTACGTGTTCACGGCGGAGCTGTTTCCCACAGCCACGCGTTCCTCGGCGCTGGCTGCGTGTTCCCTGGTCGGCCGGCTAGGCTCCGTGCTGGCGCCACAGACGCCCCTACTG AGCAAGTACATCCAAGCGCTCCTCTACGGCGTGTGCTCGTTGCTGGCGGCGCTGGCGATGCTCGCCACGCCGGAGACTCGGCGCTCGCGCCTGcccgccgccgtcgccgccgccgagcggctgcgcgcgccgccgccgcccggcccgccgccgccaccgccgccgcgACCCCGCGTGCTCACTGCCGACACGTGA